A window of Pirellula sp. SH-Sr6A contains these coding sequences:
- a CDS encoding vWA domain-containing protein, with the protein MTTNGSRERNWKGDAPVVIDEKKHRWQLESTESPTSKGKVQGQRNSLPLLGVVVGVVLTGWLVYLLTYAPVKTPVLAVCAGQYAWPIKLPAWRSEDFSELQKLNGKTIHWINASREWTTKPAALADLERRVASFSKQAARSGNCVIYLAMQGVVNDESKPCLIPTEGDPLDPASWIGVEEIADILVSAMPTGVHCLLVIDPIDLKPNWHTGVLTQTFTLRVSEWMNERKESNLTVLLAAKDGQDIIASADLNGSLFGREFRLGLSGGADVYEAINRTDVLNRPGDGVVTVQELAKFVSTRVQDWSKEFRREEQTPLLVSQASGSTAVARASLADEKTKLLDSIITSNLPSPAVSLDERSRLWEMYHLLRDQQLYLDNPSRWTEMEVGLLRLEEANRSGMAFSDSLKRTLLSQVSRSLERYVERSKGPKARSIFEREQILANTTAPIPRFGPWPSLALKGMFGEIDGPSQDRLQSELPGLIADGNLIDTELFGKSAQIAPSGSIWNEVNFVNLLKRFALAAPSATRERIEQIAVLHNEMERFVSAGDVRVTRIQRPDLETLDRLRRSLEDTALSGQTDLLDSKTQALQSALTDLQANPTAIASLANQAIRTRDLFLVTSPHILAWLDAEHSLRDEALASPAGSELDLSGELVLPGTAAISSSRLSNRKRAGIDRFLQLLDATKDFTQLLSLEGEGDSARMERIRDAADLILQDWLFLQTQWTLDAQLALQNRDRGAALLAEVGTELQILISDKEVRDRLRALEAEILESNHESNRNHLVESLKSNWRKNAIPGVNADASMLQTSQNPSGWRPHWEAWGEHPFLTYIQSTYPLLEPDPADATAGAGEPSEMADRIEKGNRQLRNLFNAFPAFTPNRVAAWCRNAGIDLPLQDTNASWATAVYADYVERILAPWSSRRTDAHGFALFRNIAIKDLLSWYAQRSLEDFYATKSVEGDAAPFFKVAVEQLLSNLAKLPANSADLDELSASIQRQLDVRVGSYRQALILDMKTGDEESDPLSISLRTSRIGLPDGGQWNPELPSGSVGLFQRTSAGDLISLERELKLPSGDESISSVLNTPLDSSSGARSEFVAAFRGHEFTKDLSIDRFHVVEDEWVPERRSEIVLFGDKPKQPSIVFVLDCSSSMGGMIPLEAVDARVQSKLDAAKAGILQLLDQLAGFPDARVGVRLFGHRMGWSRPISDSKSGATGSTRLLLQPNYIGAIPDGLTPSRDVENVMPLGRFQPQSISELADLLGSVVPWGQSPVYQSVIEAYSDFDADSNSTAKCVVLITDGDNFQFNALRTPGGDREADTTLEDVLRAWEQRKVPTFVLGVGIDRTQDSQAWQNLNRIADVTGGQYYDVGNRTALLRALMEQLSKGEYRISNSSNSSDIQLDARRNETVSKLNSPVQIELGSRGTERVELSFQTIKKEMVLEGGESIELSLREDGLEIRSEPYSVGSPKLGVLRKANSQERRIARVHRPTVEANSVLFPISIQNPNSHYTRRPRELWIEIQAQTESKQNIGKPYVFFDKHWKSGVPVPLVDCRAGNWPDRATQASIKIWFSDEPATPLLSIPIPELLSNPSKFASGVPVPSIPGYRVQCTLQPTESSRTIDSVTVKESKELEGNDIHQTKVQFVAAPDALPTKVRHKYDDTQKSATHSFHFQGEARLRATQSNANRIEIYNKGSLTSGAWSLENEEPIEIEIREASEYLPLPINLP; encoded by the coding sequence ATGACAACCAATGGTAGCCGTGAACGAAACTGGAAGGGTGACGCTCCCGTTGTCATTGACGAAAAGAAACATCGTTGGCAATTGGAGTCCACCGAGAGCCCTACTTCTAAGGGCAAGGTCCAAGGTCAACGAAACAGTTTGCCTCTCCTGGGAGTCGTGGTGGGCGTGGTTCTCACCGGATGGCTGGTCTATCTGCTGACCTACGCTCCGGTCAAAACACCCGTCCTCGCTGTCTGCGCTGGCCAATACGCGTGGCCGATCAAACTCCCCGCTTGGCGGTCGGAAGATTTCTCCGAGCTCCAAAAGTTGAATGGAAAAACCATCCATTGGATCAACGCGAGCCGCGAATGGACGACCAAACCCGCGGCGTTGGCAGATCTCGAACGGCGAGTGGCGAGCTTCTCCAAACAAGCGGCTCGTTCTGGGAATTGCGTGATCTATCTGGCTATGCAGGGTGTGGTGAACGATGAGAGCAAACCATGCTTGATCCCCACCGAAGGAGATCCGCTCGATCCGGCCAGCTGGATCGGGGTAGAAGAGATCGCGGACATTCTGGTTTCCGCGATGCCCACGGGCGTGCACTGTTTGCTCGTCATCGATCCGATCGATCTGAAACCGAATTGGCATACCGGCGTGCTCACTCAAACCTTCACTCTCCGTGTATCGGAGTGGATGAATGAGCGAAAGGAATCCAATCTAACCGTTCTTCTCGCCGCGAAAGATGGCCAAGACATCATCGCATCGGCGGATTTGAATGGATCGCTTTTCGGACGCGAATTCCGATTGGGTTTGTCGGGCGGGGCCGATGTCTACGAAGCCATCAACCGGACCGATGTCTTGAACCGACCGGGAGACGGAGTCGTTACGGTCCAGGAACTGGCAAAGTTTGTTTCCACCCGTGTACAGGATTGGTCCAAGGAATTTCGTCGAGAAGAACAGACCCCGCTACTGGTGAGCCAAGCCTCGGGATCGACCGCTGTGGCCCGTGCGAGCTTGGCTGACGAAAAGACCAAACTGTTGGACTCGATCATCACTTCCAACTTGCCCAGCCCCGCGGTCTCACTCGATGAACGAAGTCGATTGTGGGAGATGTATCACCTGCTTCGCGATCAACAACTGTACTTGGATAACCCGAGTCGCTGGACCGAAATGGAAGTAGGGCTGCTTCGCTTAGAAGAGGCAAATCGCTCTGGTATGGCTTTTAGCGATTCGCTGAAGCGGACCTTGCTCTCGCAGGTCAGTCGCTCTCTCGAAAGATATGTTGAACGCTCCAAAGGGCCCAAGGCACGAAGTATCTTCGAACGAGAGCAGATTCTTGCAAATACCACTGCCCCGATACCTCGTTTCGGACCTTGGCCCTCTCTCGCACTCAAAGGGATGTTTGGTGAAATCGATGGGCCGTCCCAAGATCGGCTACAAAGCGAACTGCCCGGACTGATCGCCGACGGGAACCTCATCGATACCGAGCTGTTTGGAAAGTCCGCGCAGATCGCTCCGAGCGGGAGCATTTGGAATGAAGTCAATTTCGTGAATTTGCTCAAACGATTCGCGCTGGCAGCTCCGTCCGCAACACGCGAGCGGATCGAGCAAATCGCGGTCCTCCATAACGAGATGGAGCGATTCGTCAGCGCAGGGGACGTGCGGGTCACTCGCATTCAGAGACCCGATTTAGAGACGTTGGACCGTCTTCGACGCTCCTTGGAGGACACAGCGTTATCGGGTCAAACCGATCTCCTGGACTCCAAGACGCAGGCACTCCAGAGCGCGCTGACGGATCTCCAAGCCAATCCGACAGCCATTGCATCTCTTGCGAATCAAGCGATCCGAACTCGAGATCTATTTCTAGTCACATCTCCTCATATACTTGCGTGGCTCGACGCCGAGCATTCCCTTCGCGACGAAGCGCTCGCTTCACCTGCCGGATCCGAGCTGGATCTTTCCGGTGAACTGGTCTTGCCGGGAACCGCAGCGATCTCCTCCTCACGTCTCTCGAATCGAAAACGAGCTGGGATCGATCGCTTTCTCCAATTGTTGGATGCTACCAAGGATTTCACTCAGCTTCTTTCGCTTGAGGGCGAAGGGGACTCCGCTCGAATGGAACGAATTCGCGATGCAGCGGATCTGATTCTTCAAGACTGGTTATTCCTTCAGACACAGTGGACTCTCGACGCTCAACTCGCCCTGCAAAATCGAGACCGAGGCGCAGCGCTCCTTGCTGAAGTGGGAACGGAGCTTCAGATTCTGATTAGCGACAAGGAAGTGCGAGATCGACTTCGTGCTTTGGAAGCAGAGATTCTCGAATCGAACCATGAATCCAATCGAAATCATTTGGTCGAGAGTTTGAAATCCAATTGGCGAAAGAATGCGATTCCTGGCGTGAACGCCGACGCCTCCATGCTCCAGACGTCGCAAAACCCCTCCGGCTGGCGCCCTCATTGGGAAGCCTGGGGCGAGCATCCCTTCTTGACCTACATACAGAGCACCTATCCCTTGCTCGAACCCGATCCTGCAGATGCTACAGCCGGCGCTGGGGAGCCATCGGAAATGGCGGATCGAATCGAAAAGGGCAATCGCCAATTGCGCAATTTGTTCAATGCCTTCCCTGCCTTCACTCCTAACCGCGTTGCGGCGTGGTGTCGGAATGCCGGTATCGATCTTCCCTTGCAAGACACCAACGCGTCTTGGGCCACTGCCGTGTATGCCGACTATGTGGAACGCATTCTCGCGCCTTGGTCCTCACGAAGAACCGATGCCCACGGATTTGCTCTGTTTCGCAATATCGCCATCAAAGATCTACTGAGCTGGTACGCGCAGCGGTCGCTCGAAGATTTCTATGCAACGAAGTCCGTCGAGGGAGATGCCGCTCCCTTTTTCAAAGTCGCTGTCGAACAGCTTCTTTCTAATCTAGCGAAGTTACCGGCGAACTCTGCAGACCTCGACGAGTTGTCCGCTTCGATTCAACGGCAATTAGATGTGCGGGTGGGCTCCTATCGTCAAGCTTTGATACTCGATATGAAAACAGGCGACGAAGAGTCGGACCCGTTATCGATATCACTCCGTACCAGTCGCATTGGATTGCCCGACGGAGGCCAGTGGAATCCAGAGCTACCCTCAGGTTCCGTGGGTCTCTTTCAACGCACATCTGCTGGCGACTTGATCTCGCTCGAACGAGAACTCAAACTTCCTAGCGGCGATGAATCCATCTCGTCCGTACTCAACACTCCCCTCGACTCGTCGTCTGGCGCACGAAGCGAATTCGTGGCCGCATTTCGAGGTCATGAATTCACGAAAGATCTCAGCATCGATCGCTTCCATGTCGTAGAGGACGAGTGGGTTCCTGAACGACGTTCTGAAATCGTCTTGTTTGGTGACAAGCCAAAACAACCCTCGATCGTTTTCGTGCTTGATTGTTCGTCCAGCATGGGTGGAATGATTCCTCTCGAAGCGGTCGATGCGAGAGTTCAATCGAAACTGGACGCCGCCAAAGCCGGCATTTTGCAACTGCTCGACCAACTAGCAGGGTTTCCGGATGCCCGCGTCGGTGTCCGTTTGTTCGGACATCGAATGGGATGGTCCAGGCCCATCAGCGATTCAAAATCGGGTGCCACCGGCTCCACCCGTCTGCTGCTTCAGCCGAATTACATCGGAGCGATCCCAGATGGCTTAACACCAAGTCGAGATGTCGAGAATGTGATGCCGCTCGGCCGTTTTCAGCCGCAATCCATTTCCGAACTCGCCGATCTATTGGGCAGCGTCGTTCCCTGGGGCCAGTCTCCGGTCTACCAATCGGTGATCGAAGCCTATTCGGACTTCGACGCCGACTCCAACTCGACCGCAAAGTGCGTCGTCTTGATTACCGATGGCGACAATTTCCAATTCAATGCACTTCGTACCCCGGGAGGTGATCGGGAGGCCGATACAACGCTCGAGGATGTGCTGCGGGCTTGGGAACAACGAAAAGTTCCTACCTTTGTTCTCGGGGTCGGAATCGATCGCACCCAGGATAGCCAAGCTTGGCAAAACCTCAATCGAATCGCCGATGTCACCGGCGGCCAATACTACGATGTCGGCAACCGTACCGCGCTGCTCCGAGCCTTGATGGAACAACTCTCGAAAGGGGAATATCGGATCTCGAACTCCTCCAATAGCTCGGACATTCAACTCGACGCGCGACGGAACGAAACCGTTAGCAAACTCAATTCTCCCGTACAGATCGAACTCGGCTCACGCGGCACCGAACGAGTCGAGCTTTCCTTCCAGACGATCAAAAAGGAAATGGTTCTAGAGGGTGGGGAATCGATCGAACTGAGCTTGAGGGAAGACGGACTCGAAATACGATCGGAGCCCTATTCCGTCGGCTCGCCGAAGTTAGGGGTACTGCGCAAAGCCAATTCCCAAGAACGTCGAATTGCTCGAGTCCATCGTCCCACCGTTGAAGCCAACTCGGTTCTTTTCCCCATCTCCATCCAAAATCCCAATAGCCACTACACTCGCAGACCCCGCGAACTTTGGATCGAAATCCAAGCACAGACCGAGTCGAAACAAAACATTGGGAAACCTTATGTCTTCTTCGATAAGCACTGGAAGAGCGGAGTTCCGGTTCCACTCGTCGACTGCCGAGCAGGAAATTGGCCCGATCGCGCCACCCAGGCCAGTATCAAGATCTGGTTTTCGGACGAACCAGCCACCCCCCTTCTTTCCATTCCAATCCCAGAGCTACTGAGCAATCCCAGCAAGTTTGCCTCAGGCGTGCCCGTTCCCTCCATTCCCGGATACCGAGTTCAATGCACCCTGCAGCCTACTGAGTCCTCCCGCACGATCGATTCCGTCACGGTGAAAGAAAGCAAGGAATTGGAAGGAAACGATATCCATCAAACCAAAGTGCAGTTTGTCGCGGCACCCGATGCCCTCCCTACCAAGGTGCGGCATAAATACGACGACACGCAGAAGAGCGCAACGCACTCCTTTCATTTCCAAGGAGAAGCTAGACTCCGCGCCACCCAGTCCAATGCGAATCGAATCGAGATTTACAACAAAGGAAGTCTCACATCCGGTGCTTGGAGCCTCGAAAACGAAGAACCTATCGAGATCGAAATTCGGGAAGCGAGCGAATACCTGCCCTTGCCGATCAACTTGCCGTGA
- a CDS encoding S9 family peptidase yields MSLEGLFQLERVADPQLSPDGSKVVYQVTKILDASKNQKATQLWLANADGSGSRQLTTSGKSDTHPRWSPDGTKILFESTRDGSSQIYVLDLAAGGEPRKVTQIATGASNGIWSPDGGRIAFLSTVRPEWSALPFAESDAKNKDTDEAASNSLVKAKTFTKLFYRHWDSYVEDKRNHLFVIQADGTDCRDVTPGDRDAYPTSSTFSAGDEFTFSPDGNYLLFTAVPAKGESWSTNHDICRVSIQNKEQEWQPITSGPAAESLIQFSPDGKWAAYRAQSKPGYEADRWQLIVCECNPDGTFRGTPTSWTESLDSPVNDFRWLDSARILFTSDKNASSVLFLASASKQPEPVAAPFEGGRMGQLTGLSLRGDRYALARATMNEPAALYTGSLAGGVALSITAHNRELLAKWERPVPESMQVPVEGDVQMQMWILKPPSFDPAKKWPVVYLIHGGPQGAWEDGWSFRWCPQIWAAQGYVVAMPNPRGSTSFGQKFCDEISGDWGGKCYRDLVAGLKQIQSLDYVDAGRIASAGASFGGYMQNWFAVNEISKEFRCLITHCSVYNFESMWGTTDELWFDEYEHGGMPWEKQEKYREFSPHRLAGNLTKYKTPMLVIHNDLDFRCPIGQGHELFQALQRLGVESRFVNFPDEGHWVNKTANSLHWHREIFGWLQKYCPPGAK; encoded by the coding sequence ATGTCCTTGGAAGGGTTATTCCAGCTAGAGCGGGTCGCGGATCCGCAGTTGAGCCCGGACGGATCGAAGGTTGTCTATCAAGTGACAAAGATCCTCGATGCGTCGAAGAATCAAAAGGCGACTCAGCTTTGGTTGGCCAATGCGGATGGTTCCGGGAGCAGACAGTTAACGACTTCGGGCAAATCCGATACGCACCCTCGTTGGTCGCCCGATGGCACCAAGATCCTTTTTGAATCGACCCGAGATGGGTCTTCTCAGATCTACGTTCTCGATCTCGCTGCGGGAGGCGAGCCGAGGAAAGTGACCCAGATTGCGACGGGTGCCAGCAATGGGATCTGGTCGCCGGACGGAGGCCGCATCGCATTCCTCTCGACCGTGCGACCGGAGTGGAGCGCTCTTCCCTTTGCGGAGTCGGATGCCAAGAACAAAGATACGGACGAGGCTGCTAGCAACTCTTTAGTGAAAGCGAAGACCTTCACGAAGTTGTTCTATCGCCACTGGGATTCATACGTCGAGGACAAAAGGAATCATTTGTTCGTCATCCAAGCCGATGGCACGGATTGTCGGGATGTGACGCCGGGAGATCGGGACGCTTACCCGACGAGTTCGACGTTCAGTGCGGGGGACGAATTCACATTCTCTCCAGATGGAAACTATCTTCTGTTCACGGCCGTACCGGCAAAGGGAGAGTCGTGGAGTACGAATCATGACATTTGTCGTGTATCGATACAGAACAAGGAGCAAGAGTGGCAACCGATTACCTCCGGTCCAGCTGCCGAGAGCTTGATCCAGTTCAGTCCTGACGGAAAGTGGGCTGCTTATCGGGCTCAATCCAAGCCCGGATATGAAGCGGATCGCTGGCAATTGATCGTATGCGAATGCAATCCAGATGGCACCTTTCGCGGGACGCCTACTTCCTGGACCGAGAGTCTGGACAGCCCGGTGAACGATTTTCGATGGCTCGACAGCGCGAGAATTCTATTCACTTCGGATAAGAACGCATCGAGTGTTCTTTTTCTAGCAAGTGCAAGTAAGCAGCCTGAACCAGTCGCTGCACCTTTTGAGGGTGGTCGGATGGGCCAGTTGACGGGTCTTTCGCTTCGAGGGGATCGTTATGCTTTGGCTCGTGCGACGATGAACGAACCTGCCGCTTTGTACACGGGTAGTTTGGCGGGGGGCGTCGCGTTGTCCATCACGGCGCACAATCGAGAGTTGCTTGCAAAGTGGGAGCGTCCCGTGCCGGAAAGCATGCAGGTTCCGGTGGAGGGGGATGTGCAGATGCAGATGTGGATCTTGAAGCCACCTAGCTTTGATCCCGCCAAGAAATGGCCTGTTGTTTACTTGATCCATGGCGGGCCACAGGGGGCTTGGGAAGACGGCTGGAGTTTTCGTTGGTGCCCCCAGATTTGGGCAGCTCAAGGCTATGTCGTGGCCATGCCGAATCCGCGAGGGTCGACCAGTTTTGGCCAGAAGTTCTGCGACGAGATCAGTGGCGATTGGGGTGGCAAGTGCTACCGAGATCTGGTGGCGGGGTTAAAGCAGATCCAGTCGCTCGATTATGTCGACGCGGGCAGGATTGCATCGGCTGGAGCCAGTTTCGGTGGCTACATGCAGAATTGGTTTGCGGTCAATGAGATCTCGAAGGAGTTCCGCTGTTTGATCACCCACTGCAGCGTCTACAATTTCGAGAGTATGTGGGGGACGACCGACGAGTTATGGTTTGATGAGTATGAGCATGGTGGCATGCCATGGGAGAAGCAGGAAAAGTACCGCGAGTTCAGCCCCCATCGCTTGGCAGGCAATCTCACCAAATACAAAACTCCGATGCTGGTGATCCACAATGATCTCGATTTTCGTTGCCCGATAGGGCAGGGGCATGAGCTCTTTCAGGCATTGCAACGATTGGGAGTCGAGAGTCGGTTCGTCAATTTTCCTGACGAAGGGCATTGGGTGAACAAGACAGCGAACAGCCTTCATTGGCACCGCGAGATCTTTGGTTGGTTGCAAAAGTATTGCCCGCCGGGCGCGAAGTGA
- a CDS encoding peptidylprolyl isomerase: MIAPDFLHGRMALSLPRGWYWFGWLLFAPLVGCASVPKPAPTAPPPTSANAGSTTIVAIQPSSPACDTTLPKFLGLDAAAQGIGGGLQRLGSRLLSSLDLTGRFPGLQPQPPVLPLTAPENMGPEAPPAVQAAAEIKKEEDSAQQKIMAIRYLATLGCGGCYEKVEEALLEGLGDCTESVRYEAVRALQCKPECGCRYCSSPSCCSASVRKKLEELTRCEKEPSARIRRHARLALACCSTKPLEQEDAPKEGPTPAVAPLDGEAIAARKESDLFDGIQKVSFQTTTDHGNNGSPDKGVLAVVNGESITRSQIASLLESDGDRSLLTDSPRDEESRLRRAVEKAVNWKMIEQQVRSEVRLAGGSSANAVSPDEMRAWFEKRSPTESYISASEIAAYYEVHRPRFSRPSRVRWEELVVYVSECGTKANAIRLAETLRRRAEGYEANPGMTLQKHQFDTNSYPWMPTSSVDSVALAKCLESLPVGQVSPIIEDDGRLFVLRVLERAPSEVRSLADCAAEIQQQILAERKRQAEQNLLAQLRAASSVWTVLEEGTAHDSNPVQMASKRSIEPVR; this comes from the coding sequence GTGATCGCACCCGATTTTCTCCATGGTCGAATGGCTTTGAGCCTTCCCAGAGGGTGGTATTGGTTCGGATGGCTCCTCTTTGCCCCCCTGGTAGGCTGCGCCTCGGTTCCTAAACCCGCTCCTACCGCCCCGCCTCCCACCAGCGCGAACGCTGGAAGCACGACGATTGTCGCGATCCAACCCTCCAGCCCAGCTTGCGATACGACCCTTCCGAAGTTCTTGGGATTAGACGCCGCCGCACAAGGCATCGGGGGTGGCCTCCAGAGGTTGGGGAGCCGATTGTTATCTTCGCTCGACCTGACCGGGCGTTTTCCGGGGCTCCAACCGCAACCCCCTGTCCTACCTCTGACAGCCCCTGAAAATATGGGCCCTGAAGCCCCACCTGCGGTGCAAGCAGCGGCAGAGATTAAGAAGGAAGAGGACAGCGCCCAACAAAAGATCATGGCCATTCGATATTTGGCCACTCTCGGATGTGGGGGATGCTACGAGAAAGTGGAAGAGGCTCTTCTGGAAGGATTGGGAGATTGCACCGAATCGGTTCGCTACGAAGCAGTTCGAGCACTCCAATGCAAACCGGAATGCGGTTGCCGATATTGCAGCTCTCCCTCCTGCTGCAGTGCCAGCGTCCGCAAGAAGCTCGAGGAACTCACTCGCTGCGAGAAAGAACCCTCCGCCCGAATCCGACGCCACGCGCGATTGGCCCTCGCTTGCTGCTCGACAAAACCTTTAGAACAAGAAGATGCACCGAAAGAAGGCCCGACCCCTGCCGTAGCCCCTTTGGACGGAGAAGCGATTGCAGCGAGGAAGGAATCGGATCTTTTCGACGGAATTCAAAAGGTGTCGTTCCAGACCACGACGGATCACGGCAATAACGGAAGCCCCGACAAGGGCGTCCTCGCAGTGGTCAATGGCGAATCCATTACGAGGAGCCAAATCGCCAGCTTGCTCGAAAGCGATGGGGATCGCTCTCTTCTCACCGACTCGCCCCGCGATGAAGAATCCCGGTTGCGACGCGCGGTGGAGAAGGCCGTGAACTGGAAAATGATCGAGCAACAAGTTCGAAGCGAGGTGCGCTTGGCCGGAGGTAGTTCAGCAAACGCGGTTTCACCGGATGAAATGCGAGCTTGGTTTGAAAAAAGATCGCCGACGGAAAGCTACATTTCCGCCTCCGAGATTGCCGCATACTACGAGGTGCATCGCCCTAGATTCTCCCGACCGAGCCGAGTGAGGTGGGAGGAGTTGGTGGTCTACGTGAGCGAGTGCGGAACGAAGGCAAATGCAATCCGTCTCGCGGAAACACTTCGAAGACGTGCCGAGGGCTATGAAGCCAATCCCGGCATGACTCTGCAGAAACACCAATTCGACACGAACTCTTATCCTTGGATGCCCACGAGCTCCGTGGATTCGGTGGCACTGGCCAAGTGTTTGGAGTCACTGCCGGTGGGTCAGGTCAGTCCCATCATCGAAGACGATGGACGACTGTTTGTCTTGAGAGTGCTGGAACGCGCTCCCTCAGAAGTCCGTTCCTTGGCAGACTGCGCCGCTGAGATTCAGCAGCAAATCCTCGCGGAGCGCAAACGCCAAGCTGAGCAGAACTTGTTGGCGCAACTCCGCGCCGCGAGCTCGGTGTGGACCGTCTTGGAAGAGGGGACCGCTCACGATAGCAATCCAGTTCAAATGGCTTCAAAACGTTCGATCGAACCAGTCCGCTAG
- a CDS encoding dicarboxylate/amino acid:cation symporter produces MSESNARGLALHWRILIGLAVGAIAGLVCKQWLGDHPGLKWFSENIANTVGQVFLRLIFMVVIPLVFCALTLGVAEIGDVRKLGRLGLMTFLMTLLFSGASVVIGLGLANTLKPGTSLSDESRERLKEQFTSDADDKIKKAGSSKGIIATLLEIIPRNPLQEAVGALDGSSPGSGLLGVMFFSLCMGVALTTIGDKAKPVLAVLEGFYEAIMAIIRTAMSLAPYGVAGLVFYATTLLGFDIIRLLAGYVVAVILGLSIHMFVVYSIAIWVIAKRNPLTFFRDILEVLVTAFGTSSSSATLPTSIRVVDENLKLNRKISHFVLTIGSTANQNGTALYEGITVLFLAQVFGVELSLSQQIIVVLLSMLAGIGTAGVPGGSLPLVVLVLQSVGVPPEGIAIIMGVDRLLDMSRTTVNVCGDVAVAVCVDAIEGKRMESHSDAITAS; encoded by the coding sequence ATGAGCGAATCGAACGCGCGAGGCCTCGCCTTGCATTGGCGCATCCTGATCGGTCTTGCGGTAGGGGCCATAGCGGGGCTGGTATGCAAGCAATGGCTAGGGGATCATCCAGGACTCAAATGGTTTAGTGAGAACATTGCCAACACCGTTGGGCAAGTCTTTCTGCGACTCATTTTCATGGTGGTGATACCACTCGTCTTTTGTGCTCTGACGCTTGGAGTGGCAGAGATCGGCGATGTTCGAAAGCTGGGTCGACTGGGGCTGATGACGTTCCTGATGACTCTTCTTTTTTCCGGCGCCTCGGTGGTTATCGGATTGGGGTTAGCGAACACGCTCAAGCCAGGTACCAGTTTGAGCGATGAAAGCAGGGAGAGGCTCAAGGAGCAGTTTACGAGCGATGCGGATGACAAGATCAAGAAGGCAGGTAGTTCTAAGGGAATTATCGCGACGCTTCTCGAGATCATTCCACGCAATCCGCTCCAAGAAGCTGTCGGTGCTTTAGACGGATCGTCGCCTGGGAGCGGCCTGCTCGGCGTGATGTTTTTCTCGCTGTGTATGGGGGTTGCGCTGACAACGATTGGGGACAAGGCGAAGCCGGTCCTCGCCGTGTTGGAGGGGTTCTATGAAGCGATCATGGCGATCATACGCACGGCCATGTCGCTCGCGCCCTACGGGGTTGCGGGGCTGGTCTTTTACGCTACGACGCTGCTGGGCTTCGATATCATTCGGTTGTTGGCGGGATATGTGGTCGCGGTCATACTCGGGCTCAGCATCCACATGTTTGTCGTTTATTCGATTGCCATTTGGGTGATCGCGAAGCGGAACCCGCTAACCTTTTTTCGAGATATCCTCGAAGTGCTCGTGACGGCGTTTGGGACATCGAGTTCGAGCGCCACGTTGCCCACTTCGATACGGGTGGTAGATGAGAATCTCAAACTGAATCGAAAAATATCGCACTTTGTCTTGACGATCGGCTCGACAGCGAACCAGAACGGGACCGCGTTATACGAGGGGATTACAGTCTTATTCCTCGCGCAAGTCTTTGGTGTGGAGTTATCCCTGAGCCAACAGATTATCGTCGTGTTGCTATCGATGTTGGCTGGCATTGGGACGGCAGGTGTGCCAGGGGGATCGCTCCCGCTGGTCGTACTGGTGCTTCAGTCGGTGGGTGTCCCTCCTGAAGGAATCGCGATCATTATGGGGGTCGATCGTTTGCTCGACATGTCCCGAACCACAGTCAACGTTTGTGGGGATGTCGCGGTTGCGGTATGTGTCGATGCGATTGAGGGGAAGCGGATGGAATCGCATTCGGACGCAATCACGGCAAGTTGA